Part of the Sphingomonas morindae genome, GCGGCGGCGTCCTAAAGGAAAATATGGAACGGGAAAATAGCTTCGCACATGCACAAAAGAGCCGCTTGTCCGGCCCCCGCCCGGCAAGCTATGTCCGGCAGCGCTATGAACATCGATCTCATCCCCATCGGGACCAACCCGCCCCACGAGCTCAACGTCATCATCGAGGTGCCGGTCGGCGGCGAGCCGGTGAAATATGAGTTCGACAAGAAGTCCGGCGCGCTGTTCGTCGACCGGATCCTCCACACGCCGATGCGCTACCCGGCCAATTACGGCTTCGTGCCGCACACCCTCTCGCCCGATGGCGACCCGCTCGACGCGCTCGTCGTCGCGCGCTCGCCCTTCATCCCGGGCTCGGTGGTGCGCGTGCGGCCGGTCGCCGTGCTCAAGCTCGAGGACGAGGCCGGCGGCGACGAGAAGCTGCTCGCCGTGCCGGCGGACGCCACCTTCCCTTATTATTCCAAGGTCGGCGAGCGTAACGATCTGCCCGAGATCGTGATGCAGCAGATCGAGCATTTCTTCACCCACTACAAGGATCTCGAGCCGAAGAAGTGGGTGCGCGTCGGCTCGTGGGGCGATGCCGAGGAAGCGCGCCGCATCGTCGTCGAGGCGATCGAACTGGCCGCCAAGAAGCGCGCCGAACACGGCACCGACGCCGGCGTGAAGCAACTCTGATCCGGCGCCCGGCGCGCCGCTATATGTAGAATCCGAAATATGTGAAATCTGACCGCCGCGCTCTGGACCTGGGGCGCGGCGGACGGCATCCCTGGCTGATAACCGCCAGGGAGACCCCCGACAGATGACCCGCTTCGCCCGTGCGCTCGCCAGCGCCGCGCTCTTCGCTCTCGCCGCGCCGCTCGCGGCCCAACAGCCCGCCACCAACAGCCTGCCCCAGCCGCTGCCG contains:
- the ppa gene encoding inorganic diphosphatase is translated as MNIDLIPIGTNPPHELNVIIEVPVGGEPVKYEFDKKSGALFVDRILHTPMRYPANYGFVPHTLSPDGDPLDALVVARSPFIPGSVVRVRPVAVLKLEDEAGGDEKLLAVPADATFPYYSKVGERNDLPEIVMQQIEHFFTHYKDLEPKKWVRVGSWGDAEEARRIVVEAIELAAKKRAEHGTDAGVKQL